The Candidatus Methylomirabilota bacterium nucleotide sequence TCACGCCGGCGACCATCCGGCCTTCTCTGGCGCGAATCAAAGAGCGTGGGGACGTACTGGGAAGTATAGCACTCGGACTGTCCCCTCACTCCAGCAGCTCCACCGCGTCGCGCTGCCGGGCGGGGCTCACGCGGGTGTAGATCTCGGTCGTCGCGAGCGACTCGTGCCCGAGGAGGGTCTGGATGACGCGCAAGTCGGCCCGGCGGTTGAGGAGCTCGGTGGCAAAGGTGTGGCGGAAGAGATGCGGGTGGAGCGGGAGGCCGAGGCGGCGGCCCGCGCGCGACACCGCCGTGATGACGGGCCGCTTGCCGATCCGCCCGCGACCGGAAACGAAGAGCGGATCGCCCGACCCTAGCGAGTCGCGCGTGGCCAGGTAGGTCTCGAGGGCCCCGATGGCGACGGCGTGAAGCGGCACGACGCGGTCCTTGTTCCCTTTCCCCCGCACCCGCAGGCAGCGCGACGCGCGAGAGTAGTCGCCCGCGCTGGCGGCGATCACCTCGCCACGACGGAGGCCGGCAAAAGCCAGGAGGGCCAGGATGGCGCGGTCACGCGGGTGGGGCTCGCCGGCCACGGCGGCCTCGACGTGGTGCCACTCGAGGACGCGCGGCAGATGTCGTTCGCGCTTCGGCACCGTCAGGGCGCGCACAGGATT carries:
- a CDS encoding tyrosine-type recombinase/integrase — translated: MRLSNLHREFLRHCEFEKRLAPQTIAAYRSDFAQFLDYLRDDRREPRRQDSLRAFTTAGLRDYQHHMARQSWRANTVRRRLVELGCFGNWLVERGYLRGNPVRALTVPKRERHLPRVLEWHHVEAAVAGEPHPRDRAILALLAFAGLRRGEVIAASAGDYSRASRCLRVRGKGNKDRVVPLHAVAIGALETYLATRDSLGSGDPLFVSGRGRIGKRPVITAVSRAGRRLGLPLHPHLFRHTFATELLNRRADLRVIQTLLGHESLATTEIYTRVSPARQRDAVELLE